A single Fusobacterium hominis DNA region contains:
- a CDS encoding bifunctional riboflavin kinase/FAD synthetase yields MKIIKNILELKENLQNTYVAIGTFDGVHYGHQKLITEAVKKAKENNGTSVVFTFSSHPLELIDKNKAPKSINTIDEKLYLLEKLGVDCVILQPFNKEFANLTAEQFADILKEKVGSKEIFVGFNFSFGEGGKSNTHDLIRLGKERGILVHEIPAVYIDDKLISSTFTRSQIPDGDIELINKYLGHNFVIMGEVVHGKKLASEVLGFPTANIQMAERIYPKTGIYGAKVKIEGENFYRDGVVNIGVNPTLKPGEKSVEVNIFDFDQFIYGKKIVVELVKYLREEKKFSSIESLKAQIAEDVEQWKKIISECDNGNSSKNR; encoded by the coding sequence ATGAAAATAATAAAAAACATACTTGAATTGAAGGAAAATTTACAAAATACATATGTAGCTATTGGTACATTTGATGGTGTCCATTATGGGCATCAAAAGCTTATAACAGAAGCTGTAAAAAAAGCTAAAGAAAATAATGGTACTTCTGTAGTTTTTACATTTTCTAGCCACCCTTTAGAATTAATTGATAAAAATAAAGCTCCTAAAAGCATAAATACTATAGATGAAAAGCTTTATTTACTAGAAAAATTAGGTGTTGATTGTGTTATTTTACAACCTTTTAATAAAGAATTTGCAAATCTAACAGCAGAACAATTTGCAGATATTTTAAAAGAGAAGGTAGGAAGTAAAGAGATATTTGTTGGATTTAATTTTTCATTTGGAGAAGGTGGAAAATCAAATACTCATGATCTTATAAGATTAGGTAAAGAACGTGGTATTTTAGTTCATGAAATACCCGCTGTTTATATAGATGATAAACTTATAAGTTCTACATTTACTCGTTCACAAATTCCAGATGGTGATATAGAACTTATCAATAAATATTTAGGGCATAATTTTGTTATTATGGGTGAAGTTGTACATGGAAAGAAACTTGCCAGTGAAGTTTTAGGATTTCCTACAGCTAATATTCAAATGGCAGAAAGAATTTATCCTAAGACTGGGATTTATGGTGCAAAAGTTAAAATAGAAGGAGAAAACTTCTATAGAGATGGTGTTGTTAATATTGGAGTTAATCCTACTCTAAAACCTGGTGAAAAAAGTGTAGAGGTCAATATTTTTGATTTCGATCAATTCATATATGGTAAAAAAATCGTTGTTGAATTAGTAAAATATTTAAGAGAAGAAAAAAAATTCTCTTCAATTGAGAGTTTAAAAGCTCAAATTGCTGAAGATGTAGAACAATGGAAAAAAATTATAAGTGAGTGTGACAATGGAAATAGTTCTAAAAATAGATAA
- the whiA gene encoding DNA-binding protein WhiA, protein MSYTYDVKLEILNNDMITNIEKTAEISAVLLSKNAFLDNKIELRLENISLAKRIYKFLRETTMLKTEVKYSVSKRLGEHNVYIIGIPKQKGYKNFIEQMNSYTIDAILEDEKILKGFIKGVFLSCGYIKDPKKEYALDFFMDNDETADKFYNILLKKNKKVFKTLKRNKPLVYLRNSEDIMDIMVLIGSIQSFFKYEEMTMIKDLKNKTIREMNWEVANETKTLNTGNNQIKMINYIEKTIGLNSLSGVLEEIAYIRLENPESSLQEIADIIGISKSGVRNRFRRIEDIYNNLIKEETEE, encoded by the coding sequence ATGTCTTATACCTATGATGTTAAACTTGAAATATTAAATAATGACATGATAACTAATATTGAGAAAACAGCAGAAATTTCTGCTGTTCTTCTAAGTAAAAATGCTTTTTTGGATAATAAAATTGAATTGCGTCTTGAAAACATATCTTTAGCTAAAAGAATTTATAAGTTTCTTCGTGAAACTACAATGCTTAAAACAGAAGTTAAATATTCTGTATCTAAGCGTCTTGGAGAACATAATGTCTATATAATTGGAATTCCAAAGCAAAAAGGATATAAAAATTTTATTGAACAAATGAATAGCTATACTATTGATGCTATATTAGAAGACGAAAAAATTCTAAAAGGATTTATAAAAGGTGTTTTTTTATCTTGTGGTTATATAAAAGATCCTAAAAAAGAGTATGCTTTAGACTTTTTTATGGATAATGATGAAACTGCAGATAAATTTTACAATATATTATTGAAAAAAAATAAAAAAGTTTTTAAAACTTTAAAAAGAAATAAACCACTAGTTTATTTACGTAACTCAGAAGATATTATGGATATAATGGTACTTATCGGTTCTATTCAATCATTTTTTAAATACGAAGAAATGACAATGATTAAAGATTTAAAAAATAAAACAATTAGAGAAATGAACTGGGAAGTTGCTAATGAGACTAAAACTCTAAATACTGGAAATAATCAAATAAAAATGATAAACTATATTGAAAAAACAATAGGTTTAAATAGCCTTAGCGGTGTATTAGAAGAGATTGCTTATATCAGACTAGAAAACCCAGAGAGTTCATTACAAGAAATTGCCGATATTATAGGTATTTCAAAGTCTGGTGTTAGAAATAGATTTAGAAGAATAGAAGATATATATAATAATCTAATAAAAGAAGAAACTGAGGAATAA
- a CDS encoding segregation and condensation protein A has protein sequence MEIVLKIDNFEGPLDLLLHLIDKKKLKIAEIKISQIIDEYLSILEEAKEENLSIKVDFLVIASELLEIKAAALLQSNEEENKEKELKRRLEDYKIFKDISVKIGEMENEYNISYSRGEGRKIIKKAPKEYDLTKLKASDLYNSYKKYITQFEGEILELKLDKNYTLKDEMDTLYLKLYKENRTFDSLFREAENRMHLIYIFLSILELYKEGLILIDGNTVSKITR, from the coding sequence ATGGAAATAGTTCTAAAAATAGATAATTTTGAAGGTCCATTAGATCTACTATTACATCTTATTGACAAAAAAAAATTAAAAATTGCTGAAATTAAAATTTCACAAATTATAGACGAATATTTATCAATATTAGAAGAAGCAAAAGAAGAAAATTTGAGTATTAAAGTTGATTTTTTAGTTATCGCTTCTGAACTTCTTGAAATTAAAGCAGCAGCATTACTTCAAAGTAATGAAGAAGAAAATAAAGAAAAAGAGCTAAAAAGAAGACTAGAAGATTATAAAATATTTAAAGACATATCTGTTAAAATAGGGGAAATGGAAAATGAATATAATATTTCTTATTCTAGGGGTGAAGGACGAAAAATAATAAAAAAAGCTCCCAAAGAATATGATCTTACAAAATTAAAGGCATCAGATCTTTATAACTCCTATAAAAAATATATTACACAATTTGAAGGTGAGATACTTGAGTTAAAATTAGATAAAAATTATACTCTAAAAGATGAAATGGATACTCTTTACCTCAAATTATATAAAGAAAACAGAACTTTTGATTCTTTATTTAGAGAAGCTGAAAATAGAATGCATCTCATCTACATATTTCTATCTATTCTAGAATTATATAAAGAAGGTCTAATATTAATAGATGGAAATACTGTTTCAAAAATAACAAGATAG
- the polA gene encoding DNA polymerase I produces the protein MDKKRAVLLDVSAITFRAYYANMHFRTKDEPTGAIYGFVNTLLSVLNKFSPDYVGAAFDVKRSSLKRNEIYKEYKAHREAVPEDLLNQIPRIEEVLDCFNINRYKVEGYEADDVLGTLAKKFSENNVEVFVVTGDKDLAQIIDKNISIALLGQGDGSDKFKILSTDEDVINHLGVPSDKIPDLFGLIGDSSDGIPGVRKIGPKKAIPMIEKYGNLENIYANINDLTQISGIGKTIINNMIEDREIAFLSRELATICNNLPIEFSLDNMTFKINKDTLFNLFKELEFKVFIKKLNLESTEEETSIKPRDFQLIDNYKNFKKFINDIKKEPLLSVLYSECGIAISSQYCDYYLPFFTTDSHKLGENISLFDNTTPTKDNIDIQYFFDSYKGKIITYNLKKLLNHGFNITNCAMDTMIGYHLISSLTTEDVDLPIQNLTDIHLEEYSNKFGKEKPENIPAEEFGKFICLRSYGVIKSYDPLLNSLKEKDLLNILENTEMPLIEVLSAMEKKGIKIDPEYFSKYEVELENSLNELQGNIFKIADEEFNINSPKQLAEILFFKLNLPPVKKTKTGFSTNEEVLETLKNNGAEIANYILDYRKLAKLKNTYVDAIPKLRDENNRVHTTFNQIGTVTGRLSSSDPNLQNIPVKSDEGIKIRQGFIANEDCLLMGIDYSQIELRVLAQLSGDSNLRDAYKHNADLHSLTAKKIFDLDNDTEVSREQRTIAKTINFSIIYGKTAFGLSKELNITPKEASEYIEKYFNQYPRVKEFEKEIIESTEKKGYTETYFGRRRIIDGINSHNKNIKNQAQRMAVNSVIQGTAAEILKKVMIEVYRYIKDKEGISLLLQVHDELIFEVHKDKVDLYKNEIEKIMKNTVKFDDVPLEINTNIGINWAETK, from the coding sequence ATGGATAAAAAAAGAGCAGTGTTATTAGATGTCAGTGCTATAACATTTAGAGCATACTATGCAAATATGCATTTTAGAACAAAAGATGAGCCTACAGGTGCAATTTATGGATTTGTAAATACTCTTCTTAGTGTTTTAAATAAATTTTCTCCTGACTATGTAGGAGCTGCTTTTGACGTAAAAAGATCTTCTCTTAAAAGAAATGAAATTTATAAAGAGTACAAAGCACATAGAGAAGCTGTTCCTGAAGATTTATTAAATCAAATACCACGTATTGAAGAAGTACTCGATTGCTTTAATATTAATAGATATAAAGTTGAAGGATATGAAGCCGATGATGTATTAGGAACATTAGCAAAAAAGTTTTCTGAAAATAATGTTGAAGTTTTTGTAGTTACTGGTGATAAAGACTTAGCACAAATCATAGATAAAAATATCTCAATTGCTTTATTAGGTCAGGGTGATGGAAGTGACAAATTTAAAATTCTTTCTACCGATGAAGATGTTATTAACCATTTAGGTGTTCCTAGTGATAAAATTCCAGATTTATTTGGTCTTATTGGAGACTCAAGTGATGGAATTCCTGGTGTACGTAAAATTGGTCCTAAAAAAGCAATTCCAATGATTGAAAAATATGGAAATCTTGAAAATATCTATGCCAATATAAATGATCTTACACAAATTTCTGGAATTGGTAAAACAATTATAAATAACATGATAGAAGATCGTGAAATAGCTTTTTTAAGTAGAGAATTAGCTACTATATGTAACAATTTACCAATTGAGTTTTCTCTTGATAATATGACTTTTAAAATCAATAAAGATACACTTTTTAATCTATTTAAAGAGCTAGAATTTAAGGTATTTATTAAGAAATTAAATCTTGAATCAACAGAAGAAGAAACTAGTATTAAACCTAGAGATTTTCAATTGATAGATAACTATAAGAATTTTAAAAAATTTATTAATGATATAAAAAAAGAACCTTTACTTTCTGTTTTATATTCTGAGTGTGGTATAGCAATAAGCTCTCAATATTGTGATTATTACTTACCTTTTTTCACTACTGATTCCCATAAATTAGGAGAAAATATATCTCTTTTTGATAATACTACTCCTACTAAAGACAATATAGATATTCAATATTTCTTTGATAGTTATAAGGGTAAAATTATTACATATAACCTAAAAAAATTATTAAATCATGGTTTTAATATTACTAATTGTGCTATGGATACTATGATTGGTTATCATTTAATTAGTTCTCTTACAACTGAAGATGTAGACTTACCTATACAAAATCTAACTGATATTCATCTTGAAGAATATTCTAACAAGTTTGGAAAAGAAAAACCAGAAAATATTCCTGCTGAAGAGTTTGGAAAATTTATTTGTTTAAGATCTTATGGAGTTATTAAAAGCTATGATCCTCTTTTAAATTCATTAAAAGAAAAAGATTTATTAAATATTTTAGAAAATACAGAAATGCCATTAATTGAAGTATTATCAGCTATGGAAAAAAAGGGAATAAAAATTGATCCTGAATATTTTTCAAAATATGAAGTAGAACTTGAAAACTCATTAAATGAATTACAAGGCAATATATTTAAAATAGCAGATGAAGAGTTTAATATTAATTCCCCTAAACAATTAGCAGAAATATTATTTTTCAAATTAAATCTTCCACCAGTTAAAAAGACTAAAACAGGTTTTTCTACAAATGAAGAAGTTTTAGAGACATTAAAAAATAATGGTGCTGAAATTGCAAACTATATATTAGACTATAGAAAACTGGCAAAGTTAAAAAATACATATGTAGACGCAATTCCAAAATTAAGAGATGAAAATAATAGAGTACATACTACTTTTAATCAAATTGGTACTGTAACTGGTAGACTTTCATCATCAGATCCTAATTTGCAAAATATCCCTGTAAAATCAGATGAAGGTATTAAGATAAGACAAGGATTTATAGCAAATGAAGATTGTCTTTTAATGGGTATAGATTACTCTCAAATTGAACTTAGAGTATTAGCTCAACTTTCTGGTGATTCAAATTTAAGAGATGCATACAAACACAATGCTGATTTACATAGTTTAACTGCTAAAAAAATATTTGATTTAGATAACGACACAGAAGTGAGTAGAGAACAAAGAACTATTGCTAAAACAATTAATTTTAGTATAATATATGGAAAAACTGCTTTTGGACTTTCAAAAGAATTAAATATTACTCCTAAAGAAGCATCAGAGTATATTGAAAAGTATTTTAATCAATATCCAAGAGTAAAAGAATTTGAAAAAGAAATTATTGAATCTACTGAAAAAAAAGGATATACTGAAACATATTTTGGTAGAAGGAGAATAATTGATGGTATAAATTCTCATAATAAAAATATAAAAAATCAAGCTCAAAGAATGGCAGTAAATAGTGTTATTCAAGGTACTGCAGCTGAAATTTTGAAAAAAGTTATGATAGAAGTATATCGTTATATTAAAGATAAAGAAGGAATTTCTCTTCTACTTCAAGTACATGATGAACTTATATTTGAAGTACATAAAGATAAAGTTGATCTATATAAAAATGAAATTGAAAAAATTATGAAAAATACTGTAAAATTTGATGATGTCCCTTTAGAAATTAATACTAACATTGGGATTAACTGGGCTGAAACAAAATAA
- a CDS encoding single-stranded DNA-binding protein has product MNTIILTGRLTRDPELKFGQSGKAYSRFTLAVDRPFSKDGEADFINCVAFGKTAELIGEYLRKGRKAGVVGRLQMNKYEANGEKRYSYDVIVESMEFLEPKNGYNDHQGSSYSAPEPEYTRPKSNPVEDRIVNDMPEEDDEFPF; this is encoded by the coding sequence ATGAATACCATTATCCTTACAGGAAGATTAACTAGAGATCCAGAATTAAAATTTGGACAAAGCGGAAAAGCTTACTCAAGATTTACATTAGCAGTTGATAGACCATTTTCAAAAGATGGAGAAGCTGACTTTATAAATTGTGTTGCTTTTGGAAAAACTGCTGAGTTAATAGGTGAATACTTAAGAAAAGGTAGAAAAGCTGGAGTTGTTGGAAGACTTCAAATGAATAAATATGAAGCAAATGGTGAAAAAAGATATAGTTATGATGTAATAGTAGAATCAATGGAATTTTTAGAGCCAAAAAATGGTTATAATGATCATCAAGGATCTTCATATTCTGCTCCTGAACCAGAATATACAAGACCTAAATCTAATCCAGTAGAAGATAGAATAGTAAATGATATGCCAGAAGAAGACGACGAATTTCCATTCTAA